One Streptomyces sp. ML-6 genomic region harbors:
- a CDS encoding cysteine hydrolase family protein gives MENTENTQSTEINDNAALIVIDVQKGFEYEFWGRRNNPDAERNIAALIDAWQETGRPVVFVRHDSLRPGSPLEPGTTGNEFKDFVEERCGKGSGPEVLVRKTVNSAFYGEPDLGAWLKGAGVSQFVVVGIQTNMCNETTARMGGNLGYDVLFPLDAMHTFDLAGPFGWTQTAEELTRATAVSLHGGRFARVVTTADVLKGVSAQ, from the coding sequence ATGGAGAACACGGAGAACACGCAGAGCACGGAAATCAACGACAACGCGGCCCTGATCGTCATCGACGTGCAGAAGGGCTTCGAGTACGAGTTCTGGGGTCGGCGGAACAACCCCGACGCGGAGCGGAACATCGCGGCGCTGATCGACGCCTGGCAGGAGACGGGGCGTCCGGTGGTGTTTGTGCGGCACGACTCGCTGCGGCCCGGGTCGCCGCTGGAGCCGGGGACCACGGGGAACGAGTTCAAGGACTTCGTCGAGGAGCGGTGCGGGAAGGGCTCCGGGCCGGAGGTGCTGGTCCGGAAGACCGTGAACTCGGCGTTCTACGGCGAGCCGGATCTGGGCGCCTGGCTGAAGGGCGCGGGGGTCTCGCAGTTCGTGGTCGTGGGCATCCAGACGAACATGTGCAACGAGACGACCGCGCGGATGGGCGGGAACCTCGGGTACGACGTGCTGTTCCCGCTGGACGCGATGCACACCTTCGACCTGGCCGGGCCCTTCGGCTGGACGCAGACCGCGGAGGAGCTGACCCGGGCGACGGCGGTGTCGCTGCACGGCGGGCGGTTCGCCCGGGTCGTGACCACGGCGGACGTGTTGAAGGGCGTATCCGCCCAGTAG
- a CDS encoding MFS transporter — translation MTDARLRRGRASLTLSFFVQGVAFALLVTRIPAIQDRYGISDGLLPVFLAAVPILAGVGSVVTEKLVVRVRPGVVLRWAQPVVMLALLGTGAGDALWQVALALGVFGIAVGALDASMNMMGVGLQRAYGRSIMLGFHAAYSLGGIAGASMAWAGAHWDLSLLVSYLPAVVVLLPAALVGSRWYTEGGSEQGKEPGAEQEQGKGAGAVSFKLLLPLCLVMSFAYIGDSTVSNWSAKYLQDVLGSSEQMSTVPYNVYMVTTLLGRSVGDLGVRRFGAVAVVRGGSVLAAAGFGVVAAAGGTWTGMLGFTLLGLGLCVIVPQTFAAAGRLFPGASDTAIARLNVFNYVGFLVGSPLVGALGDAWSYRGAMLVPMVLVLAMLVHAKSFGAEPARYGGGHERPRTADVG, via the coding sequence ATGACAGATGCTCGCTTGCGGCGCGGCCGGGCTTCCCTCACGTTGAGCTTCTTCGTGCAAGGGGTCGCCTTCGCCCTGCTGGTGACGCGGATTCCCGCCATCCAGGACCGGTACGGGATATCCGACGGGCTGCTGCCCGTGTTCCTCGCCGCGGTACCCATCCTGGCCGGGGTGGGCAGTGTGGTCACCGAGAAGCTGGTCGTGCGGGTACGGCCCGGGGTCGTGCTGAGGTGGGCGCAGCCCGTCGTGATGCTCGCGCTCCTCGGCACCGGTGCCGGTGACGCGCTGTGGCAAGTCGCCCTGGCACTGGGGGTGTTCGGGATCGCCGTCGGGGCGCTGGACGCCTCGATGAACATGATGGGGGTCGGTCTTCAGCGGGCGTACGGGCGCTCGATCATGCTGGGGTTCCACGCCGCGTACAGCCTCGGCGGGATCGCCGGGGCGTCCATGGCGTGGGCGGGGGCGCACTGGGACCTGTCGCTGCTGGTCTCGTACCTGCCGGCGGTGGTCGTGCTGTTGCCCGCCGCGCTCGTCGGGAGCCGGTGGTACACCGAGGGCGGGTCGGAGCAGGGCAAGGAGCCGGGCGCGGAACAGGAGCAGGGCAAGGGGGCGGGTGCGGTCTCCTTCAAGCTGCTGCTGCCGCTCTGCCTGGTGATGAGCTTCGCGTACATCGGGGACTCGACGGTCTCCAACTGGAGCGCCAAGTACCTGCAGGACGTGCTGGGCAGCTCGGAGCAGATGTCGACCGTTCCGTACAACGTCTACATGGTGACGACGCTGCTGGGGCGGTCCGTCGGGGACCTCGGGGTGCGGCGGTTCGGGGCGGTGGCCGTGGTGCGGGGCGGGAGCGTGCTGGCCGCGGCGGGCTTCGGCGTGGTGGCCGCGGCCGGCGGGACGTGGACCGGGATGCTCGGCTTCACCCTGCTGGGGCTCGGGCTGTGCGTGATCGTGCCGCAGACGTTCGCCGCCGCCGGGCGGCTGTTCCCCGGGGCGAGCGACACGGCGATCGCGCGGCTGAACGTCTTCAACTACGTGGGGTTCCTGGTGGGGTCGCCCCTGGTGGGGGCGCTCGGGGACGCGTGGAGCTACCGGGGCGCCATGCTCGTACCGATGGTGCTGGTGCTCGCGATGCTCGTGCACGCCAAGTCGTTCGGGGCGGAACCCGCCCGATACGGTGGCGGGCATGAGCGGCCGCGCACAGCTGATGTGGGATGA
- a CDS encoding serine/threonine-protein kinase — MPPLRGTGTDPEAEHPEYAGQYCLEARLGAGGMGVVHLARSASGLQLAVKVVHQQYAADPEFRARFRQEVGAARRVSGAFTAPVVDADPDAVLPWMATLYVPGPTLADQVKRNGPMAPAELRRLTAGLAEALRDIHRAGVIHRDLKPSNVLLSDSGPKVIDFGISRPYDSDLRTETGKLIGSPPYMAPEQFQRPREVGPAADVFALGGVLVHAATGRGPFDSASPYIVAYQVVHDEADLTGVPEDLVPLIGQCLAKDPAGRPTPDEIMRALRPPSYEAAAFIPSQRRPAAAFEPTAAVSALVPGNVPGSDAETAPGPDADTHVGAGASGRRERTGGAAGKGSGRRWLAATAALLVVGAGGVWAAGAVGGSGGSGGTGESGGTGGAKGVADAFAPWRTSLRTAGSSTPVCSPAGGVDGAEAPGDSGGTEGDGGGPVALYCAAGGVGVARLDPSDGRVLWSRTAAAADAEAEADSGTDAGAGAGDVPAVGVVSVSGGLVHTAVPGGRLRAYDPARGEQVWDTDLSAYVGTPFAAGDSLLLVAEDGTTEALDAATGVSLWRHPLTGHQRPDYALYDGTTGLAYAFEHSAYGSTTLITAVDAKTGRARWQRRLDGMLTPVGSAAGALVLTAMNGDAQTVGLVRYDPGRRHVERVALPFRMNEPEVVVGGDTAYLLAHGGTLVAVDTRAGGEKAVRWQLETAAGRTSAPVLAAGNRLYFSAADGRLLAVDTERGTLLGQTGPRLRGGKLTYSSLLPAPVAAERTVFGTAPDGSVFAVDGKDPAGW; from the coding sequence ATGCCGCCGCTGCGAGGGACCGGGACCGATCCGGAAGCGGAGCATCCGGAGTACGCCGGGCAGTACTGCCTCGAGGCACGTCTCGGCGCGGGCGGCATGGGCGTGGTGCATCTGGCGCGCTCCGCCTCCGGCCTTCAGCTCGCCGTCAAGGTGGTGCACCAGCAGTACGCGGCGGATCCCGAGTTCAGGGCGCGTTTCCGGCAGGAGGTCGGGGCCGCCCGGCGGGTCAGCGGCGCCTTCACGGCACCGGTGGTCGACGCCGATCCGGACGCGGTGCTGCCCTGGATGGCCACCCTCTACGTACCCGGCCCCACCCTCGCCGACCAGGTGAAGCGGAACGGGCCGATGGCCCCCGCGGAACTGCGCAGGCTGACGGCGGGGCTCGCCGAGGCGCTGCGCGACATCCACCGGGCCGGGGTGATCCACCGCGACCTCAAGCCGAGCAACGTGCTGCTCTCCGACTCCGGCCCCAAGGTCATCGACTTCGGGATCTCCCGGCCGTACGACAGCGATCTGCGCACCGAGACGGGCAAGTTGATCGGCTCGCCGCCGTACATGGCGCCCGAGCAGTTCCAGCGACCGCGCGAGGTCGGGCCCGCCGCCGATGTGTTCGCCCTGGGGGGCGTGCTCGTCCACGCGGCGACCGGCCGGGGGCCCTTCGACTCGGCCAGCCCGTACATCGTGGCCTACCAGGTGGTGCACGACGAGGCCGATCTGACGGGCGTGCCGGAGGACCTGGTCCCGCTGATCGGGCAGTGCCTGGCGAAGGACCCCGCCGGGCGGCCCACCCCGGACGAGATCATGCGGGCGCTGCGCCCTCCGTCGTACGAGGCCGCCGCGTTCATACCGTCGCAGCGGCGACCGGCGGCGGCCTTCGAGCCGACGGCTGCGGTGTCGGCGCTGGTGCCGGGGAACGTGCCGGGGAGCGACGCGGAAACCGCCCCGGGCCCGGACGCTGACACGCACGTGGGTGCGGGTGCGTCGGGCAGGAGGGAGCGGACCGGCGGGGCGGCGGGGAAAGGGTCCGGGCGGCGGTGGCTGGCGGCCACCGCGGCGCTGCTGGTCGTGGGGGCCGGTGGGGTGTGGGCGGCCGGTGCGGTGGGCGGCTCGGGCGGTTCGGGCGGTACTGGTGAGTCGGGTGGGACCGGCGGGGCCAAGGGGGTGGCGGATGCGTTCGCGCCGTGGCGGACGTCGCTGCGTACCGCCGGAAGCTCGACGCCGGTCTGTTCCCCGGCGGGCGGGGTCGATGGGGCGGAGGCACCGGGCGACTCCGGGGGGACGGAAGGCGACGGCGGCGGTCCCGTCGCGCTGTACTGCGCGGCGGGCGGTGTCGGGGTCGCCCGGCTGGACCCCTCGGACGGCCGGGTGCTGTGGTCCCGTACCGCTGCGGCGGCCGATGCCGAGGCCGAGGCCGATTCCGGCACCGATGCCGGTGCCGGTGCCGGCGACGTCCCGGCGGTCGGTGTCGTGTCGGTCTCCGGCGGTCTGGTGCACACGGCGGTGCCGGGCGGGAGGCTCCGGGCGTACGACCCCGCCCGGGGCGAGCAGGTCTGGGACACGGACCTCTCCGCGTACGTGGGCACCCCGTTCGCCGCGGGCGACTCACTGCTGCTCGTCGCCGAGGACGGCACGACCGAGGCGCTCGACGCGGCGACCGGGGTGTCCCTGTGGCGGCATCCGCTCACCGGCCACCAGCGCCCGGACTACGCGCTGTACGACGGGACGACGGGGCTGGCCTACGCGTTCGAGCACTCGGCCTACGGGTCCACCACGCTGATCACGGCCGTGGACGCGAAGACGGGGCGCGCGAGGTGGCAGCGGCGGCTGGACGGGATGCTGACCCCGGTGGGGTCCGCCGCCGGCGCGCTCGTCCTGACCGCCATGAACGGGGACGCCCAGACGGTCGGGCTGGTCCGCTACGACCCCGGGCGGCGGCACGTCGAACGGGTGGCGCTGCCGTTCCGGATGAACGAGCCGGAGGTCGTGGTGGGCGGTGACACCGCCTATCTGCTGGCGCACGGCGGCACCCTGGTCGCCGTCGACACCCGGGCCGGGGGCGAGAAGGCGGTGCGCTGGCAGCTGGAGACCGCCGCCGGACGGACGTCGGCCCCCGTGCTCGCCGCCGGGAACCGGCTGTACTTCTCCGCGGCGGACGGGCGGCTGCTCGCCGTGGACACCGAGCGCGGCACGTTGCTGGGCCAGACGGGCCCGCGGCTGCGGGGCGGGAAGCTCACGTACTCCTCGCTCCTGCCCGCCCCCGTGGCCGCCGAGCGGACCGTCTTCGGGACGGCGCCCGACGGGTCGGTGTTCGCCGTGGACGGGAAGGACCCCGCCGGCTGGTGA
- a CDS encoding SH3 domain-containing protein — protein sequence MATEERTEEHTEKRVEERTGEHADDTATVTATAADGAEEVEALAGSGDVPRYPIAPGYRVNVRRGPGTKYGIVRTLPYGMRVPVYCQKPGERVTGPYGTSNLWDNIANGQFVSDAYVHTGSDGYIAPRCD from the coding sequence ATGGCCACGGAAGAGCGCACGGAAGAGCACACGGAAAAGCGCGTGGAAGAGCGCACGGGGGAGCACGCCGACGACACCGCCACGGTCACGGCCACCGCCGCCGACGGCGCCGAGGAGGTGGAGGCGCTCGCCGGTTCCGGCGACGTCCCCAGGTACCCGATCGCGCCCGGCTACCGCGTCAACGTCCGCCGGGGACCGGGCACCAAGTACGGGATCGTCAGGACCCTCCCGTACGGAATGCGGGTCCCGGTCTACTGCCAGAAGCCGGGGGAGCGGGTCACCGGCCCGTACGGCACCTCGAACCTCTGGGACAACATCGCCAACGGCCAGTTCGTCTCGGACGCCTACGTCCACACCGGCAGCGACGGCTACATCGCCCCGCGCTGCGACTGA
- the ilvD gene encoding dihydroxy-acid dehydratase, whose amino-acid sequence MPQLRSRTVTHGRNMAGARALMRASGVASEDIGKPIIAVANSFTEFVPGHTHLAPVGRIVSEAIRAAGAVPREFNTIAVDDGIAMGHGGMLYSLPSRDLIADSVEYMVEAHCADALICISNCDKITPGMLMAAMRLDIPTVFVSGGPMEAGKATLVDGTVRKLDLVNAISDAVDESISDEDILRIEENACPTCGSCSGMFTANSMNCLTEALGLSLPGNGSVLATHTARRALYEEAGRTVVEITRRYYEQDDATVLPRSIGTRAAFDNAMALDIAMGGSTNTILHLLAAAQEAELDYDLADIDAVSRRVPCLAKVAPNVAPGGTYYMEDVHRAGGIPAILGELHRGGLLDENVHSVHSDSLAEWLKNWDVRGGSPSPEAVELWHAAPGCVRSATAFSQSERWDSLDLDAAGGCIRDLAHAYSKDGGLAVLKGNLAVDGCVVKTAGVDESIWTFEGPAVVCESQDEAVDKILRKEIKEGDVVVIRYEGPRGGPGMQEMLYPTSFLKGRGLGKSCALVTDGRFSGGTSGLSIGHASPEAASGGTIALVEDGDRIRIDIPNRSIELLVPEAELAGRREALNGVYAPKNRERKVSVALRAYAAMATSADRGAVRDVTKLG is encoded by the coding sequence ATGCCCCAGCTGAGGTCCCGCACTGTCACCCACGGCCGGAACATGGCGGGCGCCCGCGCCCTTATGCGGGCCTCGGGCGTAGCGAGCGAGGACATCGGCAAGCCGATCATCGCGGTCGCCAACTCCTTCACCGAGTTCGTCCCCGGCCACACCCACCTGGCGCCGGTCGGCCGGATCGTCTCCGAGGCCATCAGGGCCGCGGGCGCCGTGCCGCGCGAGTTCAACACCATCGCCGTCGACGACGGCATCGCGATGGGCCACGGCGGGATGCTGTACAGCCTCCCCTCCCGCGACCTGATCGCCGATTCCGTCGAGTACATGGTCGAGGCGCACTGCGCGGACGCGCTGATCTGCATCTCCAACTGCGACAAGATCACCCCCGGCATGCTGATGGCCGCGATGCGCCTCGACATCCCGACGGTCTTCGTCTCCGGCGGTCCGATGGAGGCCGGCAAGGCCACCCTCGTCGACGGCACGGTCCGCAAGCTCGACCTGGTCAACGCGATCAGCGACGCCGTGGACGAGAGCATCTCGGACGAGGACATCCTCCGCATCGAGGAGAACGCCTGCCCCACCTGCGGCAGTTGTTCCGGCATGTTCACCGCCAACTCGATGAACTGCCTGACCGAGGCCCTGGGCCTGTCCCTGCCGGGCAACGGCTCAGTCCTCGCCACGCACACCGCCCGCCGGGCGCTGTACGAGGAGGCGGGCCGCACGGTCGTCGAGATCACCAGGCGTTACTACGAGCAGGACGACGCGACGGTCCTGCCCCGCTCCATCGGCACCCGTGCCGCGTTCGACAACGCGATGGCGCTCGACATCGCGATGGGCGGCTCCACCAACACGATCCTGCACCTGCTGGCCGCCGCGCAGGAGGCCGAGCTGGACTACGACCTCGCCGACATCGACGCGGTCTCGCGCCGCGTCCCCTGTCTGGCGAAGGTCGCGCCCAACGTGGCCCCCGGCGGCACGTACTACATGGAGGACGTGCACCGGGCCGGCGGCATCCCCGCCATCCTCGGCGAGCTGCACCGCGGCGGACTGCTCGACGAGAACGTGCACTCGGTCCACTCCGACTCCCTCGCCGAGTGGCTGAAGAACTGGGACGTCCGCGGCGGCTCGCCGTCCCCCGAGGCCGTCGAGCTGTGGCACGCGGCCCCCGGATGCGTCCGTTCCGCCACCGCCTTCTCGCAGTCCGAGCGCTGGGACTCCCTCGACCTCGACGCCGCCGGCGGCTGCATCCGCGACCTGGCGCACGCGTACTCCAAGGACGGCGGCCTGGCGGTCCTCAAGGGGAACCTCGCGGTGGACGGCTGCGTCGTGAAGACGGCGGGCGTCGACGAGTCGATCTGGACCTTCGAGGGCCCGGCGGTCGTCTGCGAGTCGCAGGACGAGGCCGTGGACAAGATCCTCCGCAAGGAGATCAAGGAGGGCGACGTCGTCGTCATCCGCTACGAGGGCCCGCGCGGCGGCCCCGGCATGCAGGAGATGCTCTACCCCACCTCCTTCCTCAAGGGCCGCGGCCTCGGCAAGAGCTGCGCCCTGGTGACCGACGGCCGTTTCTCCGGCGGCACGTCGGGCCTGTCCATCGGCCACGCGTCGCCGGAGGCCGCGTCGGGCGGCACGATCGCGCTGGTCGAGGACGGCGACCGGATCAGGATCGACATCCCGAACCGCTCGATCGAGCTGCTGGTCCCCGAGGCCGAGCTGGCCGGTCGCCGCGAGGCGCTGAACGGCGTGTACGCGCCGAAGAACCGCGAGCGCAAGGTCTCGGTGGCGCTGCGCGCGTACGCCGCGATGGCCACGAGCGCGGACCGGGGCGCGGTGCGGGACGTGACCAAGCTCGGCTGA
- the proC gene encoding pyrroline-5-carboxylate reductase — MTQTVAVLGTGKIGEALLSGMIRAGWRPGNLLVTTRRSERAEELHNRYGVESVTNAEAAARADILILAVKPQDMGRLLDELAPHVTADRLVISAAAGITTASIEDRLTGGTPVVRVMPNTPVLVDEGMSVISAGSHATTGHLDAAEAIFGGVGKTLRVPESQQDAATALSGSGPAYFYFLVEAMTDAGILLGLPRAQAHELIVQAAIGAAVMLRDSGEHPVKLREAVTSPAGTTISAIRELENHGVRAALIAALEAARDRSRELASGNG; from the coding sequence ATGACCCAGACAGTTGCAGTCCTCGGCACCGGAAAGATCGGCGAGGCCCTGCTCAGCGGCATGATCCGGGCAGGCTGGCGCCCGGGGAACCTGCTGGTCACCACCCGCCGCTCCGAGCGCGCCGAGGAACTCCACAACCGCTACGGCGTCGAGTCCGTCACCAACGCCGAGGCCGCCGCCCGCGCCGACATCCTCATCCTCGCGGTCAAGCCCCAGGACATGGGCCGGCTGCTCGACGAACTCGCCCCGCACGTCACCGCCGACCGCCTGGTCATCAGCGCCGCAGCGGGCATCACGACCGCCTCCATCGAGGACCGCCTCACCGGGGGGACCCCGGTCGTGCGCGTCATGCCGAACACCCCCGTCCTGGTCGACGAGGGCATGTCCGTCATCTCCGCGGGCAGCCACGCCACCACCGGCCACCTCGACGCCGCCGAGGCGATCTTCGGCGGCGTCGGCAAGACCCTCCGCGTCCCCGAGTCCCAGCAGGACGCGGCGACCGCCCTCTCCGGCTCCGGCCCCGCCTACTTCTACTTCCTCGTCGAGGCGATGACCGACGCGGGCATCCTGCTCGGCCTGCCCCGCGCCCAGGCCCACGAACTGATCGTCCAGGCCGCCATCGGCGCCGCCGTCATGCTCCGCGACAGCGGCGAGCACCCGGTCAAGCTCCGCGAGGCCGTCACCAGCCCGGCCGGCACCACCATCAGCGCCATCCGCGAGCTGGAGAACCACGGCGTGCGCGCCGCCCTCATCGCCGCCCTCGAAGCCGCCCGCGACCGCAGCCGCGAACTCGCCTCCGGCAACGGCTGA
- a CDS encoding HAD family hydrolase, protein MRYELVIFDNDGVLVDSEPISNTILAEYLTELGHSTSYQESLRDYMGAAVRRVHDLVEERTGEKLPADFDTTLHSRLFAAFQEELEPVPGVEDVLAKFVADGISYCVASSSSHERIRVGHRKTGLDQWFEEEWIFSAEDVRQGKPAPDLFLYAAERMGVRPDRCVVIEDSPLGVEAARAAGMDVYGFTSMMPADRLTGVTGHFSDMGQLRELLA, encoded by the coding sequence ATGCGCTACGAACTGGTCATCTTCGACAACGACGGTGTGCTCGTGGACAGCGAGCCGATCTCCAACACCATCCTGGCCGAGTACCTCACGGAACTCGGCCACTCCACTTCGTACCAGGAGAGCCTTCGCGACTACATGGGGGCGGCCGTGCGCCGGGTGCACGACCTCGTCGAGGAACGGACCGGGGAGAAACTGCCCGCGGACTTCGACACGACGCTCCACTCGCGGCTCTTCGCCGCGTTCCAGGAGGAGTTGGAACCGGTGCCGGGCGTCGAGGACGTGCTGGCAAAGTTCGTCGCCGACGGGATCTCGTACTGTGTCGCATCCTCCAGCAGCCACGAGCGGATCAGGGTCGGACACCGGAAGACCGGGCTCGACCAGTGGTTCGAGGAGGAGTGGATCTTCAGCGCGGAGGACGTACGGCAGGGCAAGCCGGCCCCCGACCTGTTCCTGTACGCCGCCGAGCGGATGGGGGTCCGCCCCGACCGGTGCGTCGTCATCGAGGACAGCCCGCTCGGAGTGGAGGCCGCCAGGGCCGCGGGCATGGACGTGTACGGGTTCACGTCGATGATGCCGGCGGACCGGCTCACCGGGGTAACCGGCCACTTCTCCGACATGGGCCAACTCCGGGAATTGCTCGCCTGA
- a CDS encoding ABC transporter ATP-binding protein encodes MMNSSGVAVEARGLTVVRGNRTVLRGLDFTVRPGRITGLLGPSGCGKSTLMRAVVGTQAKVTGTLLVLGSPAGHPTLRPRVGYVTQNPSVHTDLTVRQNLDHFAAILRPGRRHRDARRTDVARVLTEVDLADRADALAGALSGGQLTRVSLAVALLGAPELLVLDEPTVGLDPVLRRDLWSLFHRLADEHGTTLLVSSHVMDEAERCHRLLLMREGAILADGTPEALRTVARSDTVEAAFLHLVDRAATRQETAE; translated from the coding sequence ATGATGAATTCTTCGGGCGTCGCCGTCGAGGCCCGTGGCCTCACCGTCGTACGAGGCAACCGCACCGTCCTCCGCGGCCTCGACTTCACCGTCCGGCCCGGCAGGATCACCGGCCTCCTCGGCCCCTCCGGCTGCGGCAAATCCACCCTGATGCGTGCCGTCGTGGGCACCCAGGCCAAGGTCACCGGCACCCTCCTCGTGCTCGGCAGCCCCGCGGGCCACCCCACCCTCCGCCCGCGCGTCGGCTACGTCACCCAGAACCCGTCGGTCCACACCGACCTGACCGTCCGGCAGAACCTCGATCACTTCGCGGCGATCCTCCGGCCGGGACGCCGGCACCGGGATGCCCGCCGCACCGACGTCGCGCGCGTCCTCACCGAGGTCGACCTGGCCGACCGCGCCGACGCCCTCGCCGGAGCCCTCTCCGGCGGCCAGCTCACCCGCGTCTCCCTGGCCGTCGCCCTGCTCGGCGCCCCGGAACTCCTGGTCCTCGACGAACCGACCGTGGGCCTGGACCCCGTGCTCCGCCGCGACCTGTGGAGCCTCTTCCACCGCCTCGCCGACGAGCACGGCACCACCCTCCTCGTCTCCTCCCACGTCATGGACGAGGCCGAACGCTGCCACCGGCTGCTCCTCATGCGCGAGGGCGCGATCCTCGCCGACGGCACTCCCGAGGCACTGCGCACCGTCGCCCGCTCCGACACCGTCGAAGCGGCCTTCCTCCACCTGGTCGACCGCGCCGCCACCCGTCAGGAGACCGCCGAATGA
- a CDS encoding helix-turn-helix domain-containing protein, translating to MPSPTPAPQRIALLAFPGVRAFDVSVVQEVWGRDRAPRGVPPFELRRVAADRTAPVPLSGGLSLTADCGLDWLDRADLVVVPGVEDPDADVPEPVLDALRRAHAAGTPVAALCAGAFVLARAGLLDGRRAVTHWYLADRLSARHPRVRVEPDALFVEDTGIWTSAGVAAGIDLCLHLVRTAHGAEAAAAIARAMVTAPFRTGTQAQFIEHPTPRADRDADALASVRDFALAHLSEPHTVADLAARAGMSPRSFARHFQAGTGTTPLRWLITQRIAAAQKLLERTDLPLPEVARRTGFGSEVTMRQHFATHLSTSPRAYRLAFHQDTTRSGVDTACPDP from the coding sequence ATGCCGTCGCCGACGCCAGCGCCTCAGCGCATCGCCCTCCTCGCCTTCCCCGGCGTACGGGCCTTCGACGTCTCCGTCGTGCAGGAGGTCTGGGGCCGTGACCGTGCCCCCCGCGGCGTACCGCCCTTCGAACTCCGCCGCGTCGCCGCCGACCGCACCGCGCCCGTCCCCCTGAGCGGCGGCCTCTCCCTCACCGCCGACTGCGGCCTCGACTGGCTGGACCGCGCGGACCTCGTCGTCGTCCCCGGTGTAGAGGACCCGGACGCCGACGTCCCCGAGCCCGTACTCGACGCCCTGCGCCGCGCCCATGCCGCAGGCACCCCGGTCGCCGCGCTCTGTGCCGGTGCCTTCGTCCTCGCCCGCGCCGGTCTCCTCGACGGCCGCCGCGCGGTCACCCACTGGTACCTCGCCGACCGCCTGAGCGCCCGGCACCCCCGCGTACGCGTCGAGCCGGACGCCCTCTTCGTCGAGGACACCGGCATCTGGACCTCCGCGGGCGTCGCCGCCGGCATCGACCTCTGCCTCCACCTCGTCCGCACCGCCCACGGCGCGGAGGCGGCCGCGGCCATCGCACGCGCCATGGTCACCGCCCCGTTCCGCACCGGCACCCAGGCCCAGTTCATCGAGCACCCCACACCCCGGGCCGACCGGGACGCCGACGCCCTCGCCTCGGTACGGGACTTCGCCCTGGCCCACCTGTCCGAGCCCCACACGGTCGCCGATCTCGCCGCCCGCGCCGGGATGTCCCCCCGTTCCTTCGCCCGCCACTTCCAGGCCGGCACCGGAACGACCCCCCTGCGCTGGCTGATCACCCAACGCATCGCAGCGGCCCAGAAACTTCTGGAACGCACCGACCTCCCCCTCCCCGAGGTCGCCCGACGCACCGGCTTCGGCAGCGAGGTCACCATGCGCCAGCACTTCGCGACCCACCTCTCCACCAGCCCGCGCGCCTACCGCCTGGCCTTCCATCAGGACACGACGCGATCCGGGGTTGACACTGCCTGCCCCGATCCGTAG
- a CDS encoding ABC transporter permease, with the protein MSPARTLATAARVLRQLAHDPRTVALLLLVPVLMITLLRYVFDGSPSTFDAIGASLLGIFPLITMFLVTSIATLRERTSGTLERLLAMPLGKGDLIAGYALAFGAVAVLQSLLATAVSVWALGLDVLGSPWLLLLVALLGTALGLFVSAFAASEFQAVQFMPAVIFPQLLLCGLFVPRDRMAPALEALSNVLPMSYAVDGMNEVRHHADITGDFVRDIVVVAGCAVLVLVLGAATLRRRTA; encoded by the coding sequence ATGAGCCCGGCCCGCACCCTCGCCACCGCCGCCCGGGTCCTGCGCCAACTGGCCCACGACCCCCGTACCGTCGCCCTGCTGCTCCTGGTCCCGGTCCTGATGATCACGCTGCTCCGGTACGTGTTCGACGGCAGCCCCAGCACCTTCGACGCCATCGGCGCCTCGCTCCTCGGCATCTTCCCGCTGATCACGATGTTCCTGGTGACCTCGATCGCCACCCTGCGCGAACGCACCTCCGGCACCCTCGAACGCCTCCTCGCGATGCCGCTCGGCAAGGGCGACCTGATCGCCGGCTACGCCCTCGCGTTCGGCGCCGTCGCGGTCCTCCAGTCCCTGCTGGCCACCGCGGTCTCGGTGTGGGCGCTCGGCCTGGACGTCCTCGGCTCCCCATGGCTGCTGCTCCTCGTCGCCCTGCTCGGCACGGCCCTGGGCCTGTTCGTCTCGGCCTTCGCCGCATCCGAGTTCCAGGCCGTCCAATTCATGCCCGCCGTGATCTTCCCGCAGCTCCTGCTCTGCGGACTCTTCGTCCCCCGCGACCGGATGGCCCCAGCCCTCGAAGCCCTCTCGAACGTCCTGCCCATGTCGTACGCGGTCGACGGCATGAACGAGGTCCGCCACCACGCCGACATCACCGGCGACTTCGTCCGCGACATCGTGGTCGTCGCGGGCTGCGCCGTCCTGGTCCTCGTCCTCGGCGCCGCCACCCTCCGCCGCCGCACGGCCTGA